Genomic DNA from Natrinema saccharevitans:
CACCGGTTCGCAACGCACCGTTAGTACGACCGCGGGAGACCGAGGTGGTGTTTCGCGATGTTGGCTTTCCGACGAGGAATGGATTCGCCCGTACGACCCTACGGCGAGTCGAGAGTCCCGCGAGCCGTTCACTTGCTCTCGTAGAACCGAACGCCGTCGTCGAGAACGCTCCGGACAGCACCCCCGTCCTCGAGGTATTCGACGAGTCCGACGGTCTCCGCCAAGATCCGGCTGATTCCGCGTTTCGTGCCCGCTCTCTCCGCCGCGATCTGAAAAGCCGTCACTCGGCCCGATTCGATCCGGTCGAGACACTGCTCGAGTTTGGACTCCAGATCAGCGATAGATCGATCGAGACACTTCTCGTACCGATCGTGTACCGGGCCGTGACCCGGGAACACGCGCTCGAACTGATACGTCTTGAGTCGCTCGAGCGTCGCGTAAAACGTTCGCACACTGTCTTCGACTCCGTCGTCGAAATTGACGAGTAGCGACGGCGCGCGGAACGGTTCCATCGCCATGTCGCCGGAGAAAACGACTCGATCACCATCGAGAGTCGTCCCGAAGCAGGAGTGACTGATGTGATGGCCCGGTGAATAGATCGGGTCGATTTCGCGCGTCCCGACCGTAAACGGGTCGTCGTCGATCCAGACGTCGACCGCGTCCGCGGGAAGCGCCTCGCGTACCGTGCGGTGAGCGGAAAGCAGGCGGTCACTGGCCGAATCGAGGTACTCGGGCTCGAGGCCGGCCTCGAGTAGATTCGTCCGAGTCCGCTCGGCGACCGTTTCCATATCCCGCTCGTATCGATCGCGTAGTTGCGTCGGCGCATAGACGGTCGGCGACCCGGCCTCGAGCAGCGTCGGCGTCTGACCGACGTGGTCCGTGTGACCGTGCGTGAGTACGACGTGGTCGATGTCCGACGGTGCGTACCCGTGGTCATCCAGTTCGGCGCGTAACTCCTCGGCGCCGCGCTCACCGGGCGTCCCCGCGTCGATGAGAATCGGTTCATCGCCCGGAATCACGTACGCCGCCGCGTGGCCAGGCGGCCACTCGACGGTGAACTCCAGTCGGTGGACCCTCGCATCGCGGTCGGTCTCGTCGGTCCGGTTCGTTCCGCTCATGGCGATAGCTACGGTCATCCACGATGGATAAGCTTCGATTAGCGGCAAAGTCGTCCAGAAAGGGTACCGGCTCGACGGACGTCTCGGTACTGGACTCGAGGTCCGCCCCTGTCGTCCGGTCTACGTTTCCACGCCGTATTGCTTCGCGATCGTGTTGAGCTGGATCTCGTCGGTCCCTTCGACGATCCGCTGGATCCGTGCGCGGTGAAGTCGATCCATGAAGAGGTTCTCCTCGGCGAGTCCGTTGGCGCCGTGAAGCTGGACGACGTCGTCGGCGATCTCCCAGAACGCGTTGGTCGCGAACCACTTGAGGATCGACGATTCGGCGATCGCGGGGTCGCCCTGATCGAGCAGCCACGCGCACTTGAGGCCGACAGTGTCGGCCGCCATCGCGTTCGCTCGACCGCGCGCGATCTTGTGCGATACCGCCTGATACCGGCCGATATGCTCGCCGAACGCTTCGCGTTCGTTCGCGTACTCAGTGGCCTTGTCGAGCAGCCCTTCCGCGTGGCCGACCGCCGTCGCACCGATCTCGACGCGGCCGAGTCCGAGGAACGACATCGCGTCGTAGAACGCGTTGTCGACGCTCCCGAGGACGCGGTCGGCCGGAAGCCGGACGTCGTCGAGGTGGACCTCCGCCTGAACGCCGGTCGCACCGACGGCGTTGTTCAGCGTCCCGATCTCGTACTCGTCTTCCTCGACGATGAAACACGTGATGCCGCCGTGTCTGCCGGCCTCCTCCTGGGGCGTCGTCCGCGCGAACACCTGAATGAAGTCCGCGTAGGGGGCGTTCGTGATCCACTGCTTCGTTCCGTTCAGCTCCCACTCGTCGCCGTCCTTCTCGGCTCGCGTCTCCATGTTCGGCGAGTCCGATCCGACCCCGGGCTCCGTCTGCCCGAACGCGGTCGTCTTCTCCCCTCGCATCGCCGGCTCGAGGTATCGCTCGACCTGCTGTCCCTCGGCCTGTGCGAGCAACGGCTTCGGGCCCTCCGGACCGGCGAGAACGTCCGACGCCAGCGGCACGTCCTTCGTCGCGAGGCGTTTGTTCGCCCGGTACCAGGTCACGGCCGACACGTCCTCGCCGCCGACCGCTTCGGGCATGTTCATCGCGTAGAATCCGGCCTCGGCGCTCTTTCGTCGCACTTCGTCTTTCGCCTCGAGGACCTCGTCGGTCAGACGGCCATCGGGCTCGTGTCCGAGTCTGGGGTTGGTGAGCGTCTCGCCGAGTTCGTCGGCGAGGGGCTCGACTTCCTGCTCGACGAACTCGTCGAGGCTCTCGAGGATGAGTTCCGTCTCGTCGGCGGTCCCGAACGAAACGCCGGAACCGGTCTCCGCTGATCGTGCCATGCGTACGCACTCCGTTAGTCCGAATACACATATAAATCTCGCCATCGACAGAGGAATGCTGTCAACTACGACCGGCCGCCGGCCCGGGACCGTGCCTCGAACCGTTCGACTCGAGGGGCGAAGCGGCGGTACAATTAAGGCGAATCTGGTCGTCCCTCCGGTATGCGAGAGGTTGGCACTGGTCACGTACTCGTGGACGTCGACGGCCACCGCGCCGACGTCGTTCTGAACCGTCCGGACAAGCGAAACGCGATGAACGAGGCCCTCCTGTCGGACCTGAAGCGAGCGTTCGAGACGGTCGACGCGAACGAGGACGTTCGCGCCGTCGCACTGCTCGGCGAGGGGCCCGTCTTCTGTGCGGGGATGGACCTCGAGATGATGCGCGATCGAGGCGAGCAGGCCCAGGAAGGAGAGCGTCGCGGAGACGATAGCGCCGGCGACCTGCTCGGAGACGTCGTCGAGGCCATCGATACCGCACGCGTTCCGACCGTCGTCGGGATCAAGCGCGCCGCGCCCGCCGGCGCGTTCGAGCTGTCGCTGCCCGCCGACTTCCGCGTCATCTCCGAAGACGCGAACTACGGCGTCATCGAGGTCAAACTCGGTACCTTCCCGCACGGCGGTGCGACCCAACGGCTGCCCCGCATGATCGGGCTGGCGAAGGCGAAGGAACTGGTTCTGGGCGGGGAGTTCATCGACCCCGCGGAAGCCGAGCGGATCGGGCTCGTCAACGAGGTCTGCGACGCGGACGCGGTCGACGACCGCGCTCGCGAACTGGCCGACGACCTCGCCGAGAACGCGCCGCTGGGAATGGAACGTGCCCGAGAGGCCCTCAATGCGGCGCTCGAGATGCCGCTCGATGACGGACTCGCCTACGAGCGCACCCTCGGAGCGCAACTCGACGACACGCACGACTATACGGAAGGGTTCACGGCCCGACTCGAGGGACGCGAACCGGAGTTCGAGGGTCGCTGAGCGACCCGACCGCCAGCGGGTCGGCGACGGCAGCGTCTCAACTGTCCTTGGGGGCCTAAGAAGCCGCGGAACGTCGGCGAAGAGGGAGAGGAAAGTCGGCTCGAGACCGCCCGTCCCCCGTCGCGTCGGCGATGCGAGCGGAGTACTCGTCGACGCCGAGAACGACGACGTCGGCTCCCTCGTCCGCGATTGTTCGACAGTCTTCACTTCCGATCCGTCCGGTGCCGCCGGTGACGACGGCAGTCCTGTCGCTGAGTCCTAGGTCCATCGCGTTTCGCACGAATGTGTCGATTCTAATACCGTTTGGTGTTCGGCGGGGTCCCCGAACGCCGCCGCTCGCTTCGTCGTCCGTTCGGCTACCACGCCGCGACGATCGAGGGGCCGGTGAACCGATCAGGAGAATTATAACGGTAGATCGTGTCCGTGGTAGCATGGCGCATTCACTGCCGGAGTGTGAGAACTTCGTCCTCGAGCGGGACGGTGCCGTCCTCTCGATCACGATCGACAGCACGACGAAATTCAACTCGCTCAACGACGGGATGGGCGACGAACTGCTCGAACTGGCGAGTTTTCTCGCCGGCGACGACGAGACCCGATGTGCCGTGATGACGGGAACGGACGGAGTCTTCTGTGCCGGTGCCGACGTCGAGAGCTTCGCCGGCGACGACCACGGACCCGACTCTGTCCGGCGCGGAGCGTCGATCCTGCACGACGCGATCGTCCAGTTCCATCAGGCGGACGTCCCGCTGGTCACCGGCGTCAACGGCGTCGCGACCGGTGCCGGCCTCGGAATCGCCCTTCTGGGCGATCTGGTCGTCGTGAGCGAGGACGCCCGGTTCGAATACGGCTATCCGCGGCTCGGACTCCCTGGGGACGGCGGGGCGACGTTCCACCTCCCGCGGCTCGTCGGTCTCAGACGGGCGAAGGAGATCGCACTGCTCGATCGACCGATCTCGCCAGCGGAGGCCGTCGACTGGGGACTGGCGACCGAATCGGTCCCCGGCGACGAACTGGACGACCGGCTCGAGGAGTTGGCGAGCGAACTGGCGTCCGGACCGACGCGAGCCTACGGTGCCGCCAAACGACTCCTCGCGCGGAGCCTCGATCGATCGCTCGAGGAGCAACTCGCAGCGGAGACCGACGCCATCGCCAGGGGAGCAGAGACCGACGATCACGCCGAAGGCGTCGCGGCGTTCGTCGAACGGCGCGAACCGAAGTTCGAGGGACACTGAAACGAACTCCCTCGAGCGACCGAGAGACCGCGACTGCGTTTTCCGGTGAGGAAACATACAAACGGTCGGCTCCCGCACTATGGAATAGAGTACCATGGCAGAGAAAATCAACCTCTCGCGGGTAGAGCAGGTACCACCGGACGCGCGGGTCTACCACTACGACGAACTGCCCGAGCGTGCGAAGACTCACCTTCCCCGCCTGGTCGACGCCGAGGCGTCGGAAGTGTTCGCCCCCGAACGGGTCGCTGAGGAACTCGAACCGTACGATCTCGTCAAGTTCACCGAATACTATCGAATCACGGTCCGCGAGGACCCGCTCTCGACGCCACAGTTTTCCTGATAGGGGCCCCCGGTACCGGCCCTGACCGACCCGATAGCATCAGGCATCGAAACCCATCGGTATCGTCCGATTCTGTCCACCGTGTCACATTGCCCGTACACTACGATGATTTGATTTCACATATCGCTTCGATCCGTCGCGAATTGAATAACGTCCTTAGTCCGTTATTCCCTCCGGTCGGAGTTGCAGTACAAATCCGCCGGGTGCGATTATCCGGACTACATCGAACGTGAAAAGTACTATAACGTTATCCCGTGAGACCGCTCCGGTCACTCTCCGATTCGGCTCCGGCACTCCGTCCGTCAGTAATTATATTACGGTGGGTACGGATGCTAGTGGTGAGGCATGACCTAGCATGAATGTCGCAGTTTTGGGAGCTGGTTTCATGGGTCACGGTATCGCCCACGTCAGCGCCCTCGGTGGACACTCGGTTATCGTTCGCGACGTCGAACAGGAACTCGTCGACGAGGGCCTCGAACAGATCGAGGCGAACCTCGAGGAAGGCATCGAACGCGAGAAGATAACGCCGGCCGAGAAGGAAGACGCCATCGAGCGACTCACCGGGACGGTCTCGCTCGAGGCGGCCGTAGAGGAGGCGGATCTCGTCATCGAGGCGGTCCCCGAACGGCTCGATATCAAGCAGGACGTCTTCGCAGACGTCGAGGAATACGCCCCCGACGACGCGGTCGTGGCGAC
This window encodes:
- a CDS encoding MBL fold metallo-hydrolase produces the protein MSGTNRTDETDRDARVHRLEFTVEWPPGHAAAYVIPGDEPILIDAGTPGERGAEELRAELDDHGYAPSDIDHVVLTHGHTDHVGQTPTLLEAGSPTVYAPTQLRDRYERDMETVAERTRTNLLEAGLEPEYLDSASDRLLSAHRTVREALPADAVDVWIDDDPFTVGTREIDPIYSPGHHISHSCFGTTLDGDRVVFSGDMAMEPFRAPSLLVNFDDGVEDSVRTFYATLERLKTYQFERVFPGHGPVHDRYEKCLDRSIADLESKLEQCLDRIESGRVTAFQIAAERAGTKRGISRILAETVGLVEYLEDGGAVRSVLDDGVRFYESK
- a CDS encoding acyl-CoA dehydrogenase family protein is translated as MARSAETGSGVSFGTADETELILESLDEFVEQEVEPLADELGETLTNPRLGHEPDGRLTDEVLEAKDEVRRKSAEAGFYAMNMPEAVGGEDVSAVTWYRANKRLATKDVPLASDVLAGPEGPKPLLAQAEGQQVERYLEPAMRGEKTTAFGQTEPGVGSDSPNMETRAEKDGDEWELNGTKQWITNAPYADFIQVFARTTPQEEAGRHGGITCFIVEEDEYEIGTLNNAVGATGVQAEVHLDDVRLPADRVLGSVDNAFYDAMSFLGLGRVEIGATAVGHAEGLLDKATEYANEREAFGEHIGRYQAVSHKIARGRANAMAADTVGLKCAWLLDQGDPAIAESSILKWFATNAFWEIADDVVQLHGANGLAEENLFMDRLHRARIQRIVEGTDEIQLNTIAKQYGVET
- a CDS encoding enoyl-CoA hydratase/isomerase family protein, producing MREVGTGHVLVDVDGHRADVVLNRPDKRNAMNEALLSDLKRAFETVDANEDVRAVALLGEGPVFCAGMDLEMMRDRGEQAQEGERRGDDSAGDLLGDVVEAIDTARVPTVVGIKRAAPAGAFELSLPADFRVISEDANYGVIEVKLGTFPHGGATQRLPRMIGLAKAKELVLGGEFIDPAEAERIGLVNEVCDADAVDDRARELADDLAENAPLGMERAREALNAALEMPLDDGLAYERTLGAQLDDTHDYTEGFTARLEGREPEFEGR
- a CDS encoding enoyl-CoA hydratase/isomerase family protein — encoded protein: MAHSLPECENFVLERDGAVLSITIDSTTKFNSLNDGMGDELLELASFLAGDDETRCAVMTGTDGVFCAGADVESFAGDDHGPDSVRRGASILHDAIVQFHQADVPLVTGVNGVATGAGLGIALLGDLVVVSEDARFEYGYPRLGLPGDGGATFHLPRLVGLRRAKEIALLDRPISPAEAVDWGLATESVPGDELDDRLEELASELASGPTRAYGAAKRLLARSLDRSLEEQLAAETDAIARGAETDDHAEGVAAFVERREPKFEGH